From the Paludibacterium paludis genome, one window contains:
- a CDS encoding ShET2/EspL2 family type III secretion system effector toxin produces the protein MLRIGPANSFTSFPPCPSENKPFTCGNAPTLPSSPPAHTADTTSLAGQLVTARAETATDSPSGPDRLARDRELLFPERPAVPSELESAMLDGSLDDIRQALKTHGKTATADCRLKAEVLLGHWDNLSLIDQSGQPAWQTDKGLHNWLKHTGRPYYSRNGNPKVNRNCELHFANAPEQIIACRHLATHLVSNSEGKPGSWLSPYRSDTGVTSSVAADTDDMFVELVSKAEENHLIIDDEFDVFLHDQFTAMTTCQETTRKYLVHAFSHAMALHLERKPEGYTVSLFDPNATEVYARLHVRNLDELPTDFKQLLSFQNFFPSSGGALILQRIESPAKNPATFKPRSFTVHQRHPDATLPSAAQVMLHKTPYNVLFGSFASVSRLTKDADFHAMEGWLRDCAENCSDNPVALLRLSESVLERIDLNALLLHPSKALGCSHLDRLIKTNNRSMLERLLEELDNINASLHLSEQQIMACLANDLPLPKYVISEQRFKSFCDRFRRGKITLSHMKTLLARNTSWTAGNQKAFAAMTNQLIKRKSVRKLKLFQELPRSVLGRLDEQTVHKVRDIVANWHPWYKRLAAFLRLKRRQTTQKG, from the coding sequence ATGCTACGGATCGGACCGGCCAACTCTTTTACCTCATTCCCCCCCTGTCCCTCGGAGAACAAGCCGTTCACCTGCGGCAATGCACCCACTCTGCCCTCCAGCCCCCCGGCTCACACAGCCGACACGACCTCCCTGGCGGGCCAATTGGTCACGGCGAGGGCCGAGACCGCCACCGATTCGCCGTCCGGACCCGATCGGCTGGCGCGGGACCGCGAGCTGCTGTTCCCGGAACGACCCGCCGTCCCCTCCGAACTGGAGAGCGCGATGCTGGACGGCTCGCTGGATGACATCCGCCAAGCCTTGAAGACACATGGAAAAACGGCAACAGCCGACTGCCGCCTCAAAGCGGAAGTCCTGCTCGGCCACTGGGACAACCTCTCCCTCATCGACCAATCCGGGCAGCCCGCATGGCAAACCGACAAGGGTCTGCACAATTGGCTCAAGCATACCGGGCGACCTTACTACTCGCGAAATGGTAATCCTAAAGTCAATCGTAATTGCGAACTGCATTTTGCAAATGCGCCAGAGCAAATCATTGCCTGTCGGCACCTCGCCACTCATCTCGTGTCGAACAGCGAAGGCAAACCGGGATCATGGCTCTCCCCCTACCGGTCGGATACTGGCGTCACCTCCAGCGTTGCTGCGGACACCGACGATATGTTCGTGGAGCTGGTGAGTAAAGCCGAGGAGAATCACCTGATCATCGACGACGAGTTCGATGTGTTTCTCCACGACCAGTTCACCGCCATGACAACTTGTCAGGAAACTACGCGCAAATACCTCGTACACGCCTTTAGCCATGCGATGGCGCTTCATCTTGAGCGTAAACCCGAAGGTTACACGGTCTCTCTGTTCGACCCCAATGCGACGGAAGTTTACGCACGCCTTCACGTTCGCAATCTTGACGAATTACCGACGGATTTCAAGCAACTGTTATCCTTTCAAAACTTTTTCCCGTCATCGGGCGGCGCGCTAATTCTGCAGCGCATCGAATCCCCTGCCAAAAATCCAGCCACGTTCAAGCCACGAAGCTTTACCGTTCACCAACGACACCCCGATGCCACCTTGCCAAGCGCCGCCCAAGTGATGCTTCATAAGACGCCTTACAACGTTTTATTTGGCTCGTTCGCGTCCGTGTCGCGCCTGACCAAGGATGCCGACTTCCACGCCATGGAAGGATGGCTGCGTGACTGTGCAGAAAACTGCTCTGACAACCCCGTTGCCTTACTTCGCCTATCGGAATCCGTCCTTGAAAGGATTGATCTGAATGCCCTGCTGCTACATCCCAGCAAGGCGCTCGGGTGCAGTCATCTTGATCGGCTGATCAAGACTAATAACCGTTCCATGCTGGAGCGGTTATTAGAAGAATTGGACAACATCAACGCATCGTTGCATCTTTCGGAACAGCAAATCATGGCATGCCTTGCCAATGATTTGCCTCTTCCCAAGTACGTGATCTCTGAACAACGATTCAAATCGTTCTGTGATCGTTTCCGACGCGGCAAGATCACCCTGTCCCACATGAAGACCTTGTTGGCACGCAATACGAGTTGGACTGCGGGTAATCAAAAAGCGTTCGCAGCCATGACCAACCAATTGATCAAAAGAAAAAGCGTACGCAAACTGAAGCTGTTCCAGGAACTGCCGCGAAGCGTCCTTGGACGCCTGGATGAACAGACGGTGCACAAAGTTCGCGATATTGTCGCGAACTGGCACCCTTGGTATAAGCGCCTTGCGGCTTTTCTGAGACTAAAGCGCCGACAAACGACCCAAAAAGGTTGA
- a CDS encoding acid-shock protein yields the protein MKKIAALILTAVFGLTSAAGFAADASAASAPAKHHAVKKHHKASKPAASAAEQKAQAEEASAPAKKHAAKKHRKAAKPASAAEQKAQADESSAPAKKHHGAKKHHKVKKHHASMKKAAASE from the coding sequence ATGAAAAAGATTGCTGCCCTGATCCTGACCGCCGTGTTCGGCCTGACTTCCGCTGCCGGCTTCGCCGCCGACGCGTCGGCCGCTTCCGCTCCGGCCAAGCATCATGCCGTGAAGAAACATCACAAAGCTTCGAAACCCGCCGCTTCCGCCGCTGAACAAAAGGCTCAGGCAGAAGAAGCGTCCGCGCCGGCCAAGAAGCATGCCGCCAAGAAGCACCGCAAGGCGGCCAAGCCCGCTTCCGCGGCTGAGCAAAAAGCCCAGGCCGACGAATCCTCGGCTCCGGCCAAGAAGCACCACGGCGCCAAGAAACATCACAAGGTCAAGAAGCATCACGCTTCGATGAAGAAGGCGGCGGCTTCCGAATAA
- a CDS encoding DUF3683 domain-containing protein, with product MTPTDHQQRVREIPYNYTSFTDREIVIRLIGEDLWTLLEELRSERRTGRSARMLFEVLGDIWVVDRNPYLVDDLLDNPRRLSALVEAMRHRLGEIEKRRDGNDKVGVMLRAAQDAVRRFARQFDETRALRQKVLRRLGKLTRRDNILFDGLARVSHVTDATDWRVEYPFVVLCPDSEAEIAPLVRACIDLGLTLIPRGGGTGYTGGAVPLDRLSAVINTEKLDRHQGVEHIELPGLSGRHATIQCGAGVVTARVSEAASAAGLVFAVDPTSAEASCIGGNVAMNAGGKKAVLWGTALDNLASWKMVDPNGNWQFIERIGHNFGKIHDAPEVTFRISRLDDDGQTVLESRDLVVPGSRFRKVGLGKDVTDKFLAGLPGVQKEGCDGIITSARFVLHRMPDHIRTVCLEFFGTVAQATPAIVEIKDYLDAHPSVRLAGLEHLDWRYVRAVGYATKAKSRGRPKMVLLADIVADDETALGDAASHVVRLANARTGEGFIAVAPETRKRFWLDRSRTAAIARHTNAFKINEDVVIPLPRLGDYSDGIERINIELSIANKIELTDTLTEYFHGRLPVDTDGSSVTADELIGDRREQALSLIDTTRQRWQWLLDNLDAPFEALRERWPDIRLEVADARPATVFLAMRDMQLRVSWKSELQAPLEALFAGKSDATILDAVHRIHGRVLRGRVFVALHMHAGDGNVHTNIPVNSDNPAMLATAHTAVGRIMALARSLDGVISGEHGIGITKLEFLGEDELAPFVAYKQQVDPEGRFNRGKLLPGADLSRAYTPSFALLGVESLILEQSDIGGIAESVKDCLRCGKCKPVCSTHVPRANLLYSPRNKILGVGLLTEAFLYEEQTRRGVSLKHFDELADVADHCTVCHRCVNPCPVKIDFGDVSVAMRNFLRKTGNARFNPGTALGMAFLTAKDPATIKALRTGMIRMGYKAQRAAHELARRFGLIGNQTKAPPSTVEKPPIKAQVIHFINKPMPGGLPKKTARALLDLEDATVVPVIRSPEATEAEAVFYFPGCGSERLFSQVGLATQAMLWHVGVQTVLPPGYLCCGYPQASAGYADKGEEITTENRVLFHRLANTLNYLDIKTVVVSCGTCYDQLQSYRFEDIFPGCRVLDIHEYLMEKGISLEGVEGRKYLYHDPCHTPMKAYQPIKVVNELMGGGVLLNDRCCGESGTFAASRPDIATQVRFRKEEEINKGLAKLGNDSKEPVKILTSCPSCLQGLSRYNNDTGTEADYIVIELARHILGESWMPDYVEKARHGGIERVLL from the coding sequence ATGACACCTACAGATCACCAGCAACGGGTCCGCGAGATCCCCTATAACTATACTTCGTTCACCGATCGGGAAATCGTCATCAGACTGATCGGCGAAGATCTGTGGACGCTGCTTGAAGAATTACGCAGCGAACGACGTACCGGACGCTCCGCCCGCATGCTGTTCGAAGTGTTGGGCGACATCTGGGTGGTCGACCGCAATCCCTATCTGGTCGACGACCTGCTCGACAATCCCCGCCGCCTGTCCGCGCTGGTCGAGGCGATGCGCCACCGGCTCGGCGAAATCGAAAAACGCCGGGACGGCAACGACAAGGTCGGCGTCATGCTGCGCGCCGCGCAGGATGCCGTGCGGCGTTTCGCCCGACAGTTCGACGAAACCCGCGCGCTGCGCCAGAAAGTCCTGCGCCGCCTCGGCAAGCTGACCCGTCGGGACAACATCCTCTTTGACGGACTCGCCCGCGTCTCCCATGTCACCGACGCCACCGACTGGCGCGTGGAATACCCGTTCGTGGTGCTGTGCCCCGACAGCGAGGCGGAGATCGCGCCGCTGGTGCGCGCCTGTATCGACCTTGGCCTGACCCTCATTCCGCGTGGCGGCGGCACCGGCTACACCGGAGGGGCCGTACCGCTCGACCGCTTGTCGGCGGTCATCAATACCGAAAAGCTCGACCGGCACCAGGGGGTCGAACACATTGAATTGCCGGGGCTTTCCGGGCGGCATGCGACAATCCAGTGCGGCGCCGGCGTGGTCACGGCGCGCGTCAGCGAAGCGGCCTCGGCCGCCGGTCTGGTATTCGCGGTGGATCCGACATCGGCCGAGGCGTCCTGTATCGGCGGCAATGTCGCGATGAACGCCGGCGGCAAAAAGGCGGTGCTGTGGGGTACCGCCCTCGATAACCTCGCCAGCTGGAAAATGGTCGATCCGAACGGCAACTGGCAGTTCATCGAACGGATCGGGCACAATTTCGGCAAGATCCACGACGCGCCGGAGGTGACATTCCGCATCAGCCGACTCGACGACGATGGTCAAACCGTGCTGGAAAGCCGCGATCTCGTGGTGCCCGGCAGCCGCTTTCGCAAGGTGGGTCTCGGCAAGGATGTGACCGACAAGTTCCTCGCCGGACTGCCTGGCGTCCAGAAGGAAGGCTGCGACGGCATCATCACCAGCGCGCGCTTCGTGCTGCACCGGATGCCGGATCACATCCGCACCGTCTGCCTGGAGTTTTTCGGAACGGTGGCGCAGGCCACGCCGGCGATCGTCGAAATCAAGGACTATCTGGACGCCCATCCGAGCGTGCGTCTGGCGGGACTTGAGCATCTTGACTGGCGCTATGTCCGCGCGGTTGGTTATGCCACCAAGGCCAAATCACGCGGCCGGCCCAAGATGGTGCTGCTGGCCGACATCGTGGCCGACGACGAAACGGCGCTGGGCGACGCGGCAAGCCATGTCGTGCGTCTTGCCAACGCCCGAACCGGCGAAGGCTTCATCGCCGTCGCGCCCGAGACCCGCAAGCGCTTTTGGCTTGATCGCTCGCGCACGGCCGCCATCGCGCGTCACACCAACGCCTTCAAGATCAACGAGGACGTTGTCATCCCGTTGCCGCGCCTCGGCGACTACTCGGATGGCATCGAGCGCATCAACATCGAATTGTCGATCGCCAACAAGATCGAACTGACGGATACGCTGACCGAGTATTTTCATGGCAGGCTGCCGGTGGACACCGATGGCAGCAGCGTAACGGCCGATGAACTGATCGGCGACCGTAGGGAACAGGCCCTCTCCCTCATCGACACAACCCGCCAGCGCTGGCAGTGGCTGCTGGACAATCTGGACGCTCCGTTCGAGGCCCTGCGCGAACGGTGGCCGGATATCCGTCTGGAGGTAGCGGACGCGCGCCCGGCCACCGTGTTTCTCGCCATGCGCGACATGCAGTTGCGCGTGAGCTGGAAAAGCGAATTGCAGGCGCCGCTCGAAGCCCTGTTCGCCGGCAAAAGCGACGCGACCATTCTGGACGCCGTGCATCGCATCCACGGCCGCGTGCTACGCGGCCGGGTGTTCGTCGCGCTGCACATGCATGCGGGCGACGGCAACGTCCATACCAATATCCCGGTCAACTCGGACAACCCGGCCATGCTTGCCACGGCGCACACGGCGGTCGGCCGCATCATGGCGCTGGCGCGCTCGCTGGACGGGGTCATTTCCGGTGAGCACGGCATCGGCATCACCAAGCTGGAGTTTCTCGGCGAAGACGAGCTGGCGCCCTTTGTCGCCTACAAACAGCAGGTCGACCCCGAGGGCCGCTTCAATCGCGGCAAGTTGCTGCCGGGGGCGGACCTGTCCCGCGCCTACACGCCGTCTTTCGCGCTTCTGGGGGTCGAGTCCCTGATTCTCGAACAGTCGGATATCGGCGGAATCGCCGAATCGGTAAAAGATTGCCTGCGCTGCGGCAAATGCAAACCGGTCTGTTCGACCCATGTGCCGCGCGCCAATCTGCTTTATTCGCCTCGCAACAAGATCCTGGGTGTCGGCTTGCTGACCGAGGCCTTCCTCTACGAGGAACAAACGCGTCGCGGAGTGAGCCTCAAGCATTTCGATGAACTGGCCGATGTCGCCGACCATTGCACGGTCTGCCACCGTTGCGTGAATCCCTGCCCGGTGAAAATCGATTTCGGCGATGTCTCGGTGGCCATGCGCAATTTTCTGCGCAAGACCGGCAATGCGCGCTTCAATCCCGGCACGGCGCTGGGCATGGCCTTTCTCACCGCCAAGGACCCGGCCACCATCAAGGCGCTGCGCACCGGCATGATCCGCATGGGCTACAAGGCGCAGCGCGCCGCGCACGAATTGGCCCGGCGTTTCGGACTTATCGGCAACCAGACCAAAGCGCCGCCATCCACCGTGGAAAAACCGCCCATCAAGGCGCAGGTTATCCACTTCATCAATAAACCGATGCCGGGCGGCCTGCCGAAAAAAACCGCGCGCGCGCTGCTGGATCTGGAAGACGCCACCGTCGTGCCGGTCATTCGCTCCCCGGAAGCGACCGAAGCCGAAGCGGTGTTCTATTTTCCGGGTTGCGGCTCGGAACGCCTGTTCAGCCAGGTCGGCCTCGCCACCCAGGCGATGCTCTGGCATGTCGGCGTCCAGACCGTGCTGCCACCCGGCTATTTGTGTTGCGGCTATCCTCAGGCGTCGGCGGGATATGCCGACAAGGGGGAGGAAATCACCACGGAAAACCGCGTGCTCTTCCATCGCCTCGCCAATACGCTGAATTACCTGGATATCAAGACCGTCGTCGTCAGTTGCGGCACCTGCTATGACCAATTGCAAAGCTACCGTTTCGAGGACATTTTCCCCGGCTGCCGAGTGCTGGATATCCACGAGTACCTGATGGAGAAAGGTATCTCGCTCGAAGGGGTCGAAGGGCGTAAATACCTCTATCACGACCCTTGCCATACCCCGATGAAAGCTTACCAGCCTATCAAGGTTGTCAACGAGCTGATGGGCGGCGGGGTGTTGCTCAACGACCGCTGCTGCGGCGAGTCGGGCACCTTCGCCGCATCGCGCCCGGACATTGCCACTCAGGTACGCTTCCGCAAGGAAGAAGAAATCAACAAGGGATTGGCGAAACTGGGCAATGACAGCAAGGAGCCGGTCAAAATACTCACATCCTGTCCATCCTGTCTGCAAGGATTGTCGCGTTACAATAACGACACGGGTACAGAGGCCGATTACATCGTTATCGAACTGGCCCGACACATTCTCGGCGAGAGCTGGATGCCCGACTATGTGGAAAAGGCCCGCCACGGCGGGATCGAGCGGGTCTTGCTATAG
- a CDS encoding exodeoxyribonuclease III encodes MLRIVSANLNGIRSADKKGFLTWMTASAPDVVCVQELKAQLDDLSDAQRAPQGYTGYFHAAEKKGYSGVGIYTRRTPDAVIEGLGIADIDAEGRYLQLDFGQLSVVSVYLPSGSSSEERQAAKFVFMERFLPHLEALASSGREVVICGDWNIAHNEIDLKNWKGNLKNSGFLPEERAWLGDVLARVGWVDVWRTLYPDAPGYTWWSNRGQAYAKDVGWRIDYHIVTPGMAARARASSVYKDEKFSDHAPLTVEYDWPF; translated from the coding sequence TTGCTTCGAATCGTATCCGCCAACCTGAACGGAATCCGTTCCGCCGACAAGAAAGGTTTTCTGACATGGATGACCGCCAGCGCGCCGGACGTGGTGTGCGTTCAGGAGCTCAAGGCCCAGCTGGATGACCTGTCCGATGCGCAACGCGCGCCGCAAGGCTATACGGGCTATTTTCACGCCGCCGAAAAGAAAGGGTACAGCGGGGTCGGCATCTATACCCGGCGTACGCCCGATGCCGTGATCGAAGGACTCGGTATCGCCGATATCGATGCGGAAGGCCGCTATCTGCAGCTGGATTTCGGCCAATTGTCGGTGGTCTCGGTATATCTGCCCTCCGGATCCAGCAGCGAGGAGCGGCAGGCCGCCAAATTCGTGTTCATGGAGCGTTTTTTGCCGCATCTTGAGGCGCTCGCAAGCTCGGGGCGAGAGGTGGTGATCTGCGGCGACTGGAATATCGCCCACAATGAAATCGATCTGAAGAACTGGAAAGGCAACCTGAAAAACTCGGGTTTTCTGCCCGAGGAGCGCGCCTGGCTCGGGGACGTGCTCGCGCGCGTCGGCTGGGTCGATGTCTGGCGTACCCTCTACCCGGACGCTCCCGGCTACACCTGGTGGAGCAACCGTGGCCAGGCCTATGCCAAGGATGTGGGCTGGCGTATCGACTACCACATCGTGACGCCGGGCATGGCCGCCAGGGCGCGTGCGTCCTCGGTGTACAAGGACGAGAAATTTTCCGATCACGCTCCCCTGACGGTGGAGTACGACTGGCCGTTCTGA
- a CDS encoding HIT family protein — protein MNCELCAATAGEILFENSKLRVVLADEAGYPGFCRVIWREHIKEMTDLSADDARLLFDWVLRTERALRDVMRPEKINLATLGNMVPHLHWHVIPRFADDPHFPAPVWAAPRREPALRDTAGLAGRLRAHLQGD, from the coding sequence ATGAATTGCGAATTGTGCGCGGCGACAGCCGGCGAAATCCTTTTTGAAAACAGCAAACTGCGGGTCGTTCTGGCCGACGAGGCGGGCTATCCTGGCTTCTGCCGGGTCATCTGGCGCGAGCACATCAAGGAAATGACCGACCTTTCCGCCGACGACGCCAGACTGCTGTTCGATTGGGTGCTGCGCACCGAGCGGGCCTTGCGCGACGTGATGCGTCCGGAAAAAATCAACCTCGCCACCCTGGGCAATATGGTGCCGCACCTGCACTGGCACGTCATTCCGCGTTTTGCCGATGACCCGCATTTTCCAGCGCCGGTATGGGCCGCGCCGCGGCGCGAACCTGCCTTGCGCGACACCGCCGGTCTGGCCGGGCGCTTGCGAGCCCATCTTCAAGGAGACTGA
- the pyrE gene encoding orotate phosphoribosyltransferase, whose protein sequence is MNDFRQDFIRFALDRQVLRFGEFITKAGRNSPYFFNAGLFNDGLSTLNLSRFYARSIETSGIAYDMLFGPAYKGIILAAATAMALAENGRNVPFAYNRKEAKDHGEGGVLVGAPLQGKVLIIDDVISAGTSVRESVELIRAAGAEPAGVAIALDRMERGQGELSAVQEVSRQYGLPVVAIATLEDLLGFLEGSPDLARHLEAVRAYREAYGVNG, encoded by the coding sequence ATGAACGATTTCAGACAGGATTTTATCCGTTTTGCGCTCGACCGCCAGGTTTTGCGCTTCGGGGAATTCATTACCAAGGCAGGGCGCAACTCGCCTTACTTCTTCAACGCGGGTCTCTTCAACGATGGGCTGTCCACCCTCAACCTGTCGCGCTTTTACGCACGATCCATCGAAACGAGCGGCATCGCTTACGATATGTTGTTCGGGCCGGCGTATAAAGGGATCATTCTGGCCGCGGCCACCGCGATGGCGCTCGCCGAAAACGGCCGCAACGTGCCTTTCGCCTACAACCGCAAGGAAGCCAAGGATCATGGCGAAGGCGGCGTCCTGGTCGGCGCCCCCCTGCAAGGCAAGGTGCTGATCATCGATGACGTGATTTCGGCGGGCACCTCGGTGCGCGAATCGGTGGAACTGATCCGCGCGGCCGGAGCCGAGCCCGCCGGTGTGGCCATCGCGCTTGACCGCATGGAGCGCGGCCAGGGCGAACTGTCGGCGGTGCAGGAAGTGTCGCGCCAGTACGGCCTTCCGGTGGTGGCCATCGCCACCCTCGAAGACCTGCTGGGTTTTCTGGAGGGGAGCCCCGACCTCGCCAGACACCTGGAGGCGGTCAGGGCTTACCGTGAAGCCTATGGCGTGAACGGCTGA
- a CDS encoding hemolysin family protein: MSLTSHFVIIFVLILASGFFSISEIALCSARKLKLRQLAEEGNRNAEKVLALQEKPGKFFTVVQIGLNGVAILGGILGEAALTPYIEAFFNNWFQGTWVHSISFTLSFLFVTSLFVIFADVTPKRMALLAPERIALVVIKPMLFCLVLFSPIVFVFNGVTNWLFHLFDLPQSRAEDITSDDIFAMMDAGAEAGVLQRQEHHLIENVFELENRTVPSSMTTREMLVYFTLQEGEESMRRKMAESPHSKFLVCDGNLEKLVGYVDAKDILKCLLNGESIRLDKGLIRPAMIIPDSLTLSELLERFKAAREDFAVVLNEYALVVGIVTLNDVMNTVMGDLVSQYQEEQIIGRDENSWLVDGLTPLQDVGRVLDIEEFPDDASYETMAGFMMYMLRKIPKRTDFVEFAGYKFEVVDIDNYKVDQLLVTRLPQVSDSAPKDADPS, translated from the coding sequence GTGAGTCTGACCAGTCATTTCGTGATCATCTTTGTTCTCATTCTGGCCAGTGGCTTTTTCTCCATTTCGGAGATCGCCCTGTGCTCGGCCCGCAAGCTGAAGCTGCGGCAGCTGGCGGAAGAAGGGAACCGGAATGCCGAAAAAGTGCTGGCGCTACAGGAGAAACCCGGTAAATTCTTCACCGTCGTCCAGATCGGCCTCAATGGCGTCGCCATTCTCGGCGGTATTCTGGGCGAGGCTGCGCTGACCCCTTATATCGAAGCGTTTTTCAACAACTGGTTCCAGGGTACCTGGGTCCACAGTATCAGTTTTACCCTTTCGTTCCTTTTCGTCACCTCGCTGTTCGTGATCTTCGCCGACGTGACCCCGAAGCGCATGGCGCTTCTCGCTCCCGAGCGCATCGCGCTGGTCGTCATCAAGCCGATGCTGTTCTGCCTGGTGCTGTTCAGTCCGATCGTATTCGTTTTCAACGGTGTGACCAACTGGCTGTTTCATCTGTTCGATCTGCCGCAATCCCGTGCCGAGGACATCACGTCCGATGATATTTTCGCGATGATGGACGCCGGCGCCGAGGCCGGGGTGCTGCAACGCCAGGAGCATCATCTGATCGAAAATGTTTTCGAGCTGGAAAACCGCACGGTGCCTTCGTCGATGACCACGCGCGAGATGCTGGTCTACTTCACGCTGCAGGAAGGCGAAGAGTCCATGCGCCGGAAAATGGCCGAATCGCCGCATTCCAAATTCCTGGTGTGTGATGGCAACCTTGAAAAGCTGGTCGGCTATGTGGATGCGAAAGACATTCTCAAATGCCTGCTCAACGGCGAGTCGATCCGCCTCGACAAGGGGTTGATCCGCCCGGCGATGATCATTCCGGACAGCCTGACGCTCTCCGAACTGCTTGAGCGTTTCAAGGCCGCCCGCGAGGATTTCGCGGTGGTGCTCAACGAGTACGCGCTGGTGGTCGGCATTGTGACCCTCAATGATGTGATGAACACCGTGATGGGCGATCTGGTCAGCCAGTACCAGGAAGAGCAGATCATCGGCCGGGATGAGAACTCCTGGCTTGTCGATGGCCTGACTCCACTTCAGGATGTCGGCCGCGTGCTGGATATCGAGGAGTTCCCCGATGACGCCAGTTATGAAACGATGGCCGGTTTCATGATGTACATGCTGCGCAAGATTCCCAAACGCACCGATTTTGTCGAGTTTGCCGGTTACAAGTTCGAAGTGGTGGATATCGACAACTACAAGGTCGACCAATTGCTGGTCACCCGGTTGCCGCAGGTCAGCGACAGTGCGCCGAAAGATGCCGATCCATCCTGA
- a CDS encoding sulfurtransferase: MTIPLIDVETLNVNAERVIFDCRFKLEDPGWGERAWREGHIPGARYLSLDRDLSGKPDGRNGRHPLPLPAQLAERLGAAGVGADTEVVVYDDMDGRYAARAWVLLRWLGHDRAVLLDGGLPAWIAAGGRLETETPECEPTIFPIRASRLAMVTANDVETNLSDRTFVVIDARSPARYAGEGETLDPVGGHIPGALNRYLADNTTTGQRFKPPGMLAAEWRALIGERDPASVVHQCGSGVTACHNLLAMECAGLAGSRLYPGSWSEWCSDSARPVATGPDPE, translated from the coding sequence GTGACAATCCCGCTGATCGATGTGGAAACCCTGAACGTCAACGCGGAACGGGTCATTTTCGATTGCCGCTTCAAGCTGGAAGACCCCGGCTGGGGAGAACGGGCATGGCGCGAAGGACATATCCCCGGCGCGCGTTACCTGAGCCTCGACCGCGATCTGAGCGGCAAACCGGACGGGCGCAACGGCCGGCACCCGCTACCGCTGCCGGCGCAGCTGGCGGAACGGCTCGGTGCCGCGGGCGTGGGCGCCGACACCGAGGTCGTTGTGTACGATGACATGGACGGCCGATATGCGGCCCGGGCCTGGGTACTGCTGCGCTGGTTGGGCCACGACCGCGCCGTCCTGCTCGATGGAGGACTCCCGGCCTGGATCGCGGCCGGCGGGCGTCTGGAAACGGAAACGCCGGAGTGCGAACCGACGATATTCCCGATACGCGCATCGCGGCTGGCCATGGTAACGGCGAACGATGTCGAAACAAACCTGTCGGACAGGACGTTCGTCGTCATCGATGCCCGCTCGCCGGCGCGTTACGCGGGAGAAGGGGAAACACTCGACCCGGTAGGCGGCCACATCCCGGGAGCGCTCAACCGCTATCTCGCCGACAACACCACAACCGGGCAGCGGTTCAAGCCGCCCGGCATGCTCGCGGCCGAATGGCGTGCTCTCATCGGAGAACGGGATCCGGCCAGCGTCGTGCATCAGTGCGGCTCGGGCGTCACCGCCTGCCACAACCTCTTGGCCATGGAGTGCGCGGGCCTCGCGGGCAGCCGGCTTTACCCGGGTTCATGGAGCGAATGGTGCAGCGACTCGGCAAGGCCGGTCGCCACCGGCCCCGACCCCGAGTAG
- a CDS encoding YbaK/EbsC family protein, whose translation MSIESVRREFEERGLDIPIIELETSTATVELAARAHGVEPGMIAKTLAFRKADGEVFLLVASGDARIDNRAFRETFGKGKMLDAEHVEAITGHPVGGVCPFGLTTPLPVYLDASLKHWDEVMPAAGGIHTAIRIAVPYLAELLGDNWVAVTRLPEPAH comes from the coding sequence GTGAGCATCGAGTCGGTGCGCCGCGAGTTCGAAGAGCGCGGCCTGGACATTCCCATCATCGAACTGGAAACCAGTACGGCGACCGTGGAGCTCGCCGCCCGCGCCCATGGCGTGGAGCCCGGCATGATCGCCAAGACCCTGGCGTTCCGCAAGGCGGATGGCGAGGTCTTCCTGCTGGTGGCGAGCGGCGACGCCCGCATTGACAACCGGGCGTTCAGGGAAACCTTCGGCAAAGGCAAAATGCTGGATGCCGAACATGTCGAGGCCATCACCGGCCATCCGGTCGGCGGAGTGTGTCCGTTCGGACTTACCACCCCTCTGCCGGTCTATCTTGATGCCTCGCTGAAACACTGGGACGAAGTCATGCCCGCGGCGGGAGGCATTCACACCGCGATACGCATCGCCGTTCCCTATCTTGCCGAATTGCTCGGCGACAACTGGGTGGCTGTGACACGCCTGCCGGAACCGGCGCATTGA